In the Nymphalis io chromosome 2, ilAglIoxx1.1, whole genome shotgun sequence genome, one interval contains:
- the LOC126776385 gene encoding probable phospholipid-transporting ATPase IIB encodes METTPLLTRPKKKSIWSRFNFSKFRKRELCSRVIYLGQLPEEEYPANYVCNQKYTLITFLPIVLFEQFRFFLNLYFLVMALSQFIPSIRIGYLYTYWGPLCFVLSVTLFREAVDDFRRYRRDKEVNRQRYERIVLDSDINGYRPFITEHVPASTLRVGDIVMLHKGQRVPADMILLRTNETMGTVFIRTDQLDGEIDWKLRIPLPTTQKLPTDAHLLDINAQLFVEKPEKDIHSFIGTCTRLDEEESDSLDIENTLWSGCVVASGQATGLVIYTGSETRSVMNNAAPRSKVGRLDLQINDFTKVLFVATMFISLLLIVLKGFDGPWYWFMFRFVLLFSYIIPISLRVNLDMGKAFYSWMIQRDKNIEGTVMRSTTIPEELGRIQYLLADKTGTLTKNEMFFQKLHLGNALFDKNNFYEVEAFLTQHITNDAPSLPTSPVSGGEAMAPTPRQVWQAVLALALCHNVTPVYDVDDQRADEAQSDMGSSVMSESCGGAVPQQQLCDYQAASPDEVALVKWTDMMGVSLYRRDLHNISLKLRAANEIVSYNILQLFPFTSESKMMGIIVQEENTQAITYYVKGADVALAKLLNSSWLSAECTKLAAEGLRTLVVAKKTLTKNEYLEFESEYKEARLSVTARAERTAACVARLQRGLALLALTGVEDRLAERVPHTLAQLRAAGLKIWMLTGDKLETALCIARSLQLGGGARWLAAPECVSRRAAYALLTSLAADADCTDLILEGETLEVCLRSYEEEFVELLCKCSGVVVARCSPTQKARVARLLRARGLVVAAVGDGGNDVAMIQEADMGVGIEGAEGRAASLAGDVSVRAFACLARLLLLHGRRSLMRSAALCLFIVHRGLIVSTMQAVFSVVFYFSSVSLYPGFLMVGYGTVFTMLPVFSLVLDKDISSTTALRYPQLYKQLTKGRQLSYKTFYIWIGISIYQGGVIMYGALVLFEEQLIHIVEISYTALILTELIMVALTVDTWHRLMILAELISLLMYTATLLIFTTYFDADFIRHWDFWWKVTTITLVSCLPLYIVKHMHRKWSNRQYKDIQK; translated from the exons aaatacacCCTCATCACATTCCTACCAATTGTTCTGTTTGAGCAGTTTAGGTTTTTCTTGAACCTATATTTCTTGGTGATGGCCCTCAGCCAATTCATTCCTAGTATTAGAATTGGATACTTGTATACCTACTGGGGCCCTCTTTGTTTTGTCCTCTCTGTGACACTCTTCAGAGAAGCTGTCGATGACTTTAGAAGATACAG ACGAGATAAGGAAGTAAACAGGCAGCGATATGAACGCATAGTGTTAGACTCCGATATAAACGGATACCGTCCATTCATCACAGAACATGTTCCCGCATCAACACTACGTGTGGGCGACATTGTAATGCTTCACAAAGGACAACGAGTACCAGCTGACATGATTTTACTTCGCACCAATGAGACCATGGGAACAGTTTTTATAAGAACCGATCAGCTTGACGGTGAAATAGATTGGAAATTGAG aataCCACTGCCTACGACGCAAAAACTTCCCACCGACGCTCATTTGCTGGACATTAATGCCCAACTTTTCGTTGAGAAGCCAGAGAAGGATATACATTCGTTTATCGGCACGTGCACTCGTCTGGACGAAGAGGAGAGCGACTCCTTGGACATAGAGAACACGCTGTGGAGCGGCTGTGTCGTGGCTTCGGGACAGGCTACCGGACTCGTCATTTACACGG GTAGTGAAACTCGCAGTGTCATGAACAACGCGGCACCACGTTCGAAAGTCGGTCGGCTAGATCTACAAATCAACGACTTCACGAAGGTGCTGTTCGTGGCCACGATGTTCATATCCCTCCTACTCATCGTGCTGAAGGGCTTCGACGGCCCGTGGTACTGGTTCATGTTCAGATTTGTACTACTGTTCTCATATATCATACCTATAAG CCTGAGAGTCAATTTAGACATGGGCAAAGCATTCTATTCCTGGATGATCCAACGCGATAAAAACATTGAAGGCACCGTGATGCGTTCCACCACCATACCCGAGGAACTCGGCCGGATACAGTATCTACTGGCAGATAAAACCGGCACACTGACGAAGAATGAAATGTTCTTCCAGAAGCTTCACCTCGGAAACGCCCTGTTCGATAAGAATAATTTTTATGAG GTAGAAGCGTTCCTAACGCAACACATAACCAACGATGCCCCGTCCCTGCCAACGTCCCCGGTGTCGGGGGGAGAGGCGATGGCGCCGACACCACGACAAGTTTGGCAAGCGGTGCTCGCACTGGCTCTGTGTCACAATGTCACGCCAGTGTACGACGTGGACGACCAGCGAGCTGACGAGGCCCAGTCAG ATATGGGCAGTTCCGTAATGTCAGAGAGTTGTGGGGGGGCGGTTCCGCAGCAACAGCTGTGTGACTATCAAGCGGCCAGCCCGGACGAAGTAGCACTCGTCAAGTGGACTGAcatg ATGGGCGTGTCGCTGTACCGACGCGACTTGCACAACATATCCCTGAAGCTGCGCGCCGCCAACGAGATCGTGTCGTACAACATCCTGCAGCTGTTCCCCTTCACCAGCGAGAGCAAGATGATGGGTATTATTGTTCAg gAAGAAAACACTCAAGCGATCACGTACTACGTTAAAGGGGCAGACGTGGCACTGGCGAAGCTCCTGAACTCGTCCTGGCTCTCGGCGGAGTGTACTAAGTTAGCGGCTGAAGGTCTACGCACGCTGGTCGTCGCCAAGAAGACTCTGACCAAGAACGAGTACTTGGAATTTGAG AGCGAGTACAAGGAGGCGCGGCTGAGCGTGACGGCGCGCGCCGAGCGCACGGCGGCGTGCGTGGCGCGGCTGCAGCGCGGCCTGGCGCTGCTGGCGCTCACCGGCGTCGAGGACCGCCTGGCCGAGCGCGTGCCGCACACGCTGGCGCAGCTGCGCGCCGCCGGCCTCAAG ATCTGGATGCTGACGGGCGACAAGCTGGAGACGGCGCTGTGCATCGCGCGCTCGCTGCAGctgggcggcggcgcgcgctgGCTGGCGGCGCCCGAGTGCGTGTCGCGCCGCGCCGCCTACGCGCTGCTCACCTCGCTGGCCGCCGACGCCGACTGCACCGACCTCATCCTCGAGGGGGAGACGCTCGAG GTTTGTCTCCGGTCGTACGAGGAGGAGTTCGTGGAGCTGCTGTGCAAATGCTCGGGGGTGGTGGTGGCGCGCTGCTCGCCCACACAGAAGGCTCGCGTGGCACGCCTGTTGCGCGCTAGAGGACTCGTCGTGGCCGCCGTGGGGGACGGCGGGAACGACGTCGCCATGATACAGGAGGCCGACATGG GCGTGGGCATCGAGGGCGCGGAGGGGCGCGCGGCGTCGCTGGCGGGCGACGTGAGCGTGCGCGCGTTCGCGTGCCTGGCGCGCCTGCTGCTGCTGCACGGGCGCCGCTCGCTCATGCGCTCCGCCGCGCTCTGCCTCTTCATCGTGCACCGCGGCCTCATCGTGTCCACCATGCAG GCTGTGTTCTCCGTAGTATTTTACTTTTCGTCGGTGTCACTCTACCCTGGATTTCTTATGGTCGGTTATGGAACTGTTTTCACTATGCTGCCAGTATTTTCATTA gtATTGGATAAGGATATTTCGAGTACAACAGCACTGAGGTACCCGCAGCTATACAAACAATTGACAAAGGGTCGACAACTATCGTACAAAACGTTTTACATATGGATCGGAATATCTATTTATCAAG GCGGTGTAATAATGTACGGAGCGCTGGTCCTCTTCGAAGAGCAGCTGATCCACATCGTAGAGATCAGCTACACGGCGCTTATCCTGACGGAGCTGATCATGGTAGCGCTGACCGTGGACACCTGGCACCGCCTCATGATCCTTGCGGAACTGATCAGTCTGCTCATGTATACTGCCACGCTGCTCATCTTTACCACCTACTTTG ACGCGGATTTCATACGACACTGGGACTTTTGGTGGAAAGTGACAACGATCACGCTCGTGTCCTGCTTGCCGCTCTACATCGTCAAGCACATGCACAGGAAATGGAGCAACCGCCAGTACAAAGACATACAGAAataa